The following proteins are encoded in a genomic region of Fundidesulfovibrio putealis DSM 16056:
- a CDS encoding efflux RND transporter periplasmic adaptor subunit, which translates to MTMRTLFIALVLSLAATGAALAQQAAPAPAPAAKAAEPSPLAQEIIFSGKLYSPLKLTVQLPYTSQIMSMPMAIGQKVKKDEILATFEIPLETRMSEKRALSLASVKDMEHQLATAGKDIDKLRMKRKELEVMEKQNMATSQALVQNAQEIDVLEKQRVALQEKLASEREQAQQRLELTRERFGPKANFGVLPNEGIVKSPTDGYILWINPELRKGVKLARDVELFQVGLLDPILIRAQVHEIEALRLKLGDQAKVSFDSIPGKEFVATVSRIPWAPLPTALQQPSYYEIELTLPNADYSLKEGLKAQVTIIPKK; encoded by the coding sequence ATGACCATGCGCACCCTCTTCATCGCCCTTGTCCTTAGCCTGGCCGCCACTGGCGCGGCCCTGGCCCAGCAGGCCGCTCCTGCCCCGGCTCCGGCCGCCAAGGCAGCCGAGCCCTCGCCCCTGGCCCAGGAGATCATCTTCTCCGGCAAGCTCTACAGCCCGCTCAAGCTGACCGTGCAGCTGCCCTACACCTCGCAGATCATGTCCATGCCCATGGCCATCGGCCAGAAGGTGAAAAAGGACGAAATCCTGGCCACCTTCGAAATCCCGCTGGAAACCCGCATGTCTGAAAAGCGCGCCCTGTCCCTGGCCAGCGTCAAGGACATGGAGCACCAGCTGGCCACCGCCGGCAAGGACATCGACAAGCTCCGCATGAAGCGCAAAGAGCTGGAGGTCATGGAGAAGCAGAACATGGCCACCTCCCAGGCGCTGGTGCAGAACGCCCAGGAGATCGACGTGCTGGAGAAGCAGCGCGTGGCCCTTCAGGAAAAGCTCGCCTCGGAGAGGGAGCAGGCCCAGCAGCGCCTGGAGCTCACCCGCGAACGCTTCGGCCCCAAGGCCAACTTCGGTGTGCTGCCCAACGAAGGCATCGTGAAGTCTCCCACCGATGGGTACATCCTGTGGATCAACCCGGAGCTTCGCAAGGGCGTGAAGCTGGCGCGCGACGTGGAGCTCTTCCAGGTGGGCCTCCTGGACCCCATCCTCATCCGCGCCCAGGTGCACGAGATCGAGGCCCTGCGCCTGAAGCTGGGCGACCAGGCCAAGGTCAGCTTCGACTCCATCCCCGGCAAGGAGTTCGTGGCCACGGTCAGCCGCATCCCCTGGGCTCCGCTGCCCACGGCCCTGCAGCAGCCTTCCTACTATGAAATCGAGCTCACCCTGCCCAACGCCGACTATTCCCTGAAGGAAGGTCTCAAGGCGCAGGTCACCATCATACCGAAGAAATAA
- a CDS encoding glycosyltransferase family 4 protein, which translates to MSRILLVNYEYPPLGGGAGNATANIAREMARQGAQVLVVTSAFRGMPAHEESNGITIRRIPTIRRNEEKCAAWEMGVFMLSACLHVPLLARSFKPDAVVAFFGIPSGPSAWITHALHKTPYVVSLRGGDVPGFQPYDLARMHRLTGWLIRFLWRRAGAVVPNSEGLAALARAFEPKLVYPIIPNGADTDLFSPRIGERTPGPVRLFFHGRVVFQKGLDTLLAALGQIAPDIAWELHIAGDGPQRPALEAQAATLGIADRVVFRGWMRRPELSRVLRDMDLYVFPSRDEGMPNAVLEAMASGLPVVATRIAGSEELVVPEVTGLLAAPQSATELAQAISRLVGDAQTREAMGRAGRQRVEREYSWASVAARYLELCRSLGKAG; encoded by the coding sequence GTGAGCCGGATTCTCCTGGTCAACTACGAGTACCCTCCGCTGGGCGGCGGCGCAGGCAACGCCACGGCCAACATCGCCCGCGAGATGGCCCGCCAGGGCGCGCAGGTGCTGGTTGTCACCTCGGCCTTTCGCGGCATGCCCGCGCACGAGGAATCGAACGGCATCACCATCCGGCGCATCCCCACCATCCGGCGCAACGAGGAAAAATGCGCCGCCTGGGAAATGGGCGTGTTCATGTTGAGCGCCTGCCTGCACGTGCCGCTGCTGGCTCGCTCCTTCAAGCCGGATGCTGTGGTGGCCTTTTTCGGCATCCCCTCCGGGCCGTCGGCCTGGATCACCCATGCGCTGCACAAGACGCCCTACGTGGTCTCGCTTCGCGGCGGCGACGTGCCGGGCTTCCAGCCCTACGACCTGGCCCGCATGCACCGCCTCACCGGCTGGCTCATCAGATTTTTGTGGCGGCGCGCCGGGGCCGTGGTCCCCAACAGTGAAGGGCTGGCCGCGCTGGCGAGAGCATTCGAGCCGAAGCTCGTCTACCCCATCATCCCCAACGGGGCCGACACGGACCTATTCTCTCCCAGGATCGGCGAGCGTACGCCCGGCCCGGTGCGCCTGTTCTTCCACGGCCGCGTGGTCTTTCAGAAGGGGTTGGACACGCTGCTGGCCGCGCTTGGCCAGATTGCGCCGGATATTGCGTGGGAGTTGCATATCGCGGGCGACGGCCCCCAGCGCCCTGCGCTTGAAGCCCAGGCCGCGACGCTCGGCATCGCCGACCGGGTGGTCTTCCGGGGCTGGATGCGCCGCCCGGAGCTTTCCCGCGTGCTGCGGGACATGGACCTGTACGTGTTCCCCTCGCGCGACGAAGGCATGCCCAACGCGGTGCTGGAGGCCATGGCCTCAGGACTTCCCGTGGTGGCCACGCGCATCGCCGGGAGCGAGGAGCTGGTTGTCCCGGAAGTGACCGGGCTGCTGGCCGCGCCGCAGTCCGCCACGGAGCTGGCCCAGGCCATCTCGCGCCTCGTCGGGGACGCACAGACCCGCGAGGCCATGGGCCGCGCCGGTCGCCAGCGCGTGGAACGCGAATACTCCTGGGCCTCGGTGGCCGCACGCTACCTGGAGCTGTGCCGCAGCCTCGGAAAGGCGGGCTAG
- the asnB gene encoding asparagine synthase (glutamine-hydrolyzing) — protein sequence MCGIAGIIAPEGQRPSRDTLAAMAGAVAHRGPDGQGFHLHERAGLAHCRLAIIDLATGDQPMRNEDGTLWIVFNGEIYNHLALRQELLAKGHTFATTSDTEAILHAYEEYGPQCVARLRGMFAFAIWDQRSGSLFAARDPMGKKPFYYALHEGHFLFASEPAALLAYPGLSREPDLLALHHYLSLQYVPDPQSAFRDVRKLPPAHTLFWKDDALATQRYWQLEFEPKWQASEEDLAQELRERLTESVRIRLMSEVPLGAHLSGGIDSSIITALMAGLCDTPVKTFSIGFREAAFSELHKARAVAGRYGTDHHEFLVEFGHVPDTLAQVVAHVGEPFADPSALPSYFLARETRTKVTVALNGDGGDELFAGYQRYWLDPLAAPYAALPRLMTQRLIPALLDLIPEPQDRPIETNWVAGLKRLAQVAGISPKASILRWGSYFTPEQALNLWRPEQRALLVPQADAQALLSALFDAARAKTFLDRTLATDLGSYLPGDLLVKADRMAMAHGLEGRSPLLDHTLAEWAARLPVNLKMRRRTGKYLLRTAFADLLPPAVTAQGKQGFGIPVGKWLREDLSGWLRELLLGGLAAKSLLRPEALGAILDEHARGRVDHGKRLWALAALELWLRRFDVTA from the coding sequence ATGTGCGGCATCGCCGGAATCATCGCGCCCGAAGGCCAGCGCCCAAGCCGCGACACCCTGGCCGCCATGGCCGGGGCCGTGGCCCATCGCGGGCCGGACGGGCAGGGCTTCCACCTGCACGAGCGGGCAGGGCTGGCCCACTGCCGCCTGGCCATCATCGACCTGGCCACCGGCGACCAGCCCATGCGCAACGAGGACGGCACTCTGTGGATCGTGTTCAACGGCGAGATCTACAACCATCTTGCGTTGCGCCAGGAACTTCTCGCCAAGGGCCACACCTTCGCCACCACCTCGGACACCGAGGCCATCCTGCACGCCTACGAGGAATACGGCCCCCAGTGCGTGGCGCGCCTGCGCGGCATGTTCGCCTTCGCCATCTGGGATCAGCGCTCCGGGAGCCTGTTCGCCGCGCGCGACCCCATGGGCAAGAAGCCCTTCTATTACGCCCTGCACGAAGGCCATTTCCTGTTCGCCTCCGAGCCTGCCGCCTTGCTGGCCTATCCCGGACTATCGCGCGAGCCGGACCTCCTGGCCCTGCACCACTATCTCAGCCTGCAATACGTGCCTGATCCGCAAAGCGCCTTCAGGGACGTGCGAAAGCTCCCTCCGGCGCACACACTCTTCTGGAAGGACGACGCGCTCGCCACGCAGCGCTACTGGCAGCTGGAGTTCGAACCCAAGTGGCAGGCGTCTGAAGAAGATCTGGCCCAGGAGCTGCGCGAGCGGCTGACGGAATCTGTCAGAATCCGCCTGATGTCCGAGGTGCCCCTGGGCGCGCATCTGTCCGGCGGCATAGACTCGAGCATTATCACCGCCCTCATGGCCGGGCTGTGCGACACCCCTGTTAAGACCTTCTCCATCGGCTTCCGGGAAGCTGCTTTCTCCGAGCTGCACAAGGCCCGCGCCGTGGCCGGGCGTTACGGAACAGACCATCACGAGTTCCTGGTGGAGTTCGGTCACGTGCCGGACACCCTGGCCCAGGTGGTGGCCCACGTGGGCGAGCCCTTCGCGGACCCCTCGGCCCTGCCCTCGTACTTTCTGGCGCGAGAGACCCGCACCAAGGTCACCGTGGCCCTGAACGGCGACGGCGGCGACGAGCTGTTCGCGGGCTACCAGCGCTACTGGCTGGACCCCCTGGCCGCGCCCTACGCAGCCCTGCCGCGCCTTATGACCCAGCGCCTGATCCCCGCGCTCCTGGACCTGATTCCCGAACCGCAGGACCGCCCCATCGAGACCAACTGGGTGGCGGGCCTGAAGCGCCTGGCCCAGGTGGCGGGCATAAGCCCCAAGGCCAGCATCCTGCGCTGGGGGTCGTACTTCACGCCCGAGCAGGCCCTGAACCTGTGGCGGCCCGAGCAGCGTGCCCTGCTGGTCCCCCAGGCCGACGCGCAGGCGCTGCTCTCTGCGCTCTTCGACGCCGCCCGCGCCAAAACCTTCCTGGACCGCACCCTGGCCACGGACCTCGGCTCCTACCTTCCCGGCGACCTGCTGGTGAAGGCCGACCGCATGGCCATGGCCCACGGCCTGGAGGGGCGCTCCCCGCTCCTGGACCACACCCTGGCCGAGTGGGCCGCGCGGCTTCCCGTGAACCTCAAAATGCGCCGGCGCACCGGCAAATACCTGCTGCGCACGGCGTTTGCGGACCTGCTGCCCCCGGCGGTCACGGCACAGGGCAAGCAGGGATTCGGCATCCCGGTGGGCAAGTGGCTGCGTGAAGACTTGTCAGGCTGGCTGCGGGAACTGCTGCTGGGGGGGCTGGCCGCAAAAAGCCTCCTGCGGCCGGAAGCCCTGGGGGCGATCCTGGATGAGCACGCGCGGGGCCGCGTGGACCACGGCAAGCGGCTGTGGGCCTTGGCGGCCCTGGAGCTGTGGCTGCGCCGCTTCGACGTTACGGCCTAA
- a CDS encoding glycosyltransferase family 2 protein — MKEQSLSIIIPVYNEEDNVLPLHQKITEALDSMGQPYEVIIVDDGSTDNTAQRLKELAKSDNRLKVIHLRRNFGQTPAMMAGIDAATGDILIPMDGDLQNDPHDIPKLLAKLAEGYDVVSGWRKDRQDHPLKRNLPSRMANRLISFISGVHLHDYGCSLKAYRKAIIKNVKLYGEMHRFVPIYAAWQGAKVTEVGVTHYPRVHGVSKYGFDRTIKVILDLIVVKFLDKFAHKPMYLFGGFGLVTFLISFLLFGLMLYLKIFANKSFIETPLPMAVTLFTLMGFMSIFMGLIAEILMRTYHESQNKPTYIVDRTRNCENGD; from the coding sequence ATGAAAGAACAATCACTCTCCATCATCATCCCCGTGTACAACGAGGAGGACAACGTCCTCCCCCTGCACCAGAAGATCACCGAAGCCCTGGACTCCATGGGCCAGCCCTACGAGGTGATCATCGTGGACGACGGCTCCACCGACAACACGGCCCAGCGCCTGAAGGAGCTGGCCAAGTCCGACAACCGCCTGAAGGTCATCCACCTGCGCCGCAACTTCGGCCAGACCCCGGCCATGATGGCGGGGATCGACGCAGCCACCGGGGACATCCTCATCCCCATGGACGGCGACCTCCAGAACGACCCCCACGACATCCCCAAGCTCCTGGCCAAGCTGGCCGAGGGCTACGACGTGGTCTCCGGCTGGCGCAAAGACCGCCAGGACCACCCCCTGAAGCGCAACCTTCCCAGCCGCATGGCCAACCGCCTGATCTCCTTCATCTCAGGGGTGCATCTGCACGACTACGGCTGTTCGCTGAAAGCCTATCGCAAGGCCATCATCAAGAACGTGAAGCTCTACGGCGAGATGCACCGCTTCGTGCCCATCTACGCGGCCTGGCAGGGAGCCAAGGTCACCGAGGTGGGCGTCACCCACTATCCGCGCGTGCACGGGGTCTCCAAGTACGGGTTCGACCGCACCATAAAGGTCATCCTGGACCTTATCGTCGTCAAATTCCTGGACAAGTTTGCGCACAAGCCCATGTACCTGTTCGGCGGGTTCGGGCTGGTCACGTTCCTCATCTCGTTTCTGCTGTTCGGCCTCATGCTGTACCTGAAGATCTTCGCCAACAAGAGCTTCATCGAGACGCCCCTGCCCATGGCCGTGACCCTGTTCACGCTGATGGGCTTCATGTCCATCTTCATGGGGCTGATCGCGGAGATTCTGATGCGGACCTACCACGAGTCGCAGAACAAGCCGACATACATCGTGGACCGCACCCGCAACTGCGAAAACGGGGACTGA
- a CDS encoding TolC family protein, translating to MHRTFGPHKHRRAAAALAVLLCFLLAFAGAAMAQQKTQADAKSTKTKQVQTAQASGEVYTKPAAKPGEIRQYQAEVLPSAPVTQAAQPGTPVTNDTSDTVSAKKPAADKNAAKGDTQAKAQAPAQTDGATPPPGAMREMSTTIKQPADFNEAVRVALVQSPMLVKSALEIETKRLDVQDAWSSFVPTVAINTTYWFRMPTKTDGTTDKPYTISFSSGQWNPLLSGFEVQARKEMTNIAILGHLKVIAEGLKRLASDFLQLSAIAEQKEMVKKRQDLAKQNLDFFKARLGLGQATQLDIRIAETRIQMAKAEDDKINAMRAMVMDDIKFLLGVPFTNKLELDVAAAKQQILGKFSPADVTDEKVRAYSFDLRMQEYEKSLQKKNIGLSYVKLLPSFGFTFQTVDAFNNTSSNAQNNGFPFYPGINISMPLDYWTKGREISRQYKKLDQLQAAAKAKEFEVIVLVQKAMSEYQTTSSDLLLASSKADLAKLQDEQAEYRYKTGQLDFDKLVTDRNAFYDAKQQQLLQQVKRDIALLSLKHLSGDLQGQYIDVAAWEK from the coding sequence ATGCATCGCACTTTCGGTCCGCATAAGCACCGCCGCGCAGCAGCGGCCCTGGCCGTCCTTCTCTGTTTCCTGCTGGCCTTCGCGGGAGCGGCAATGGCCCAGCAGAAGACCCAGGCCGACGCCAAATCGACCAAGACAAAACAGGTGCAGACCGCCCAGGCATCCGGCGAGGTATACACCAAACCCGCCGCCAAGCCCGGTGAGATACGCCAGTACCAGGCCGAGGTGCTTCCCTCCGCTCCAGTAACCCAGGCGGCCCAGCCCGGCACGCCCGTAACCAACGACACCAGCGACACTGTCTCTGCCAAGAAGCCCGCCGCCGACAAGAACGCCGCCAAGGGCGATACCCAGGCGAAGGCCCAGGCTCCGGCCCAGACCGACGGCGCTACGCCTCCTCCGGGCGCCATGCGGGAGATGTCCACCACCATCAAGCAGCCCGCCGACTTCAACGAAGCCGTGCGCGTGGCCCTGGTGCAGTCGCCCATGCTGGTGAAGTCCGCGCTGGAGATCGAAACCAAGCGCCTGGACGTGCAGGACGCATGGTCGTCCTTCGTGCCCACAGTCGCCATCAACACCACATACTGGTTCCGCATGCCCACCAAGACCGACGGAACCACGGACAAGCCCTACACCATCAGTTTCTCCTCCGGCCAATGGAACCCGCTGCTCTCCGGCTTCGAGGTCCAGGCTCGCAAGGAGATGACCAACATCGCCATCCTTGGCCACCTCAAGGTCATTGCCGAGGGCCTCAAGCGCTTGGCCAGCGACTTCCTCCAGCTTTCCGCCATCGCGGAGCAGAAGGAAATGGTCAAGAAGCGCCAGGACCTCGCCAAGCAGAACCTGGACTTCTTCAAGGCCAGGCTCGGCCTGGGCCAGGCTACCCAGCTGGACATCCGCATCGCCGAGACCCGCATCCAGATGGCCAAGGCCGAGGACGACAAGATCAACGCCATGCGCGCCATGGTCATGGACGACATCAAGTTCCTGCTGGGCGTGCCCTTCACCAACAAGCTTGAGCTCGACGTGGCCGCCGCCAAGCAGCAGATCCTGGGCAAGTTCAGCCCCGCCGACGTGACCGACGAGAAGGTGCGCGCCTACTCCTTCGACCTGCGCATGCAGGAATACGAAAAGAGCCTCCAGAAGAAGAACATCGGCCTGTCCTACGTGAAGCTTCTGCCCTCCTTCGGCTTCACCTTCCAGACCGTGGACGCCTTCAACAACACCTCCTCCAACGCCCAGAACAACGGCTTCCCGTTCTATCCCGGCATCAACATCAGCATGCCGCTGGACTACTGGACCAAGGGCCGCGAGATATCGCGCCAGTACAAGAAGCTCGATCAGCTCCAGGCCGCCGCCAAGGCCAAGGAGTTCGAGGTCATCGTGCTGGTGCAGAAGGCCATGTCCGAATACCAGACCACCAGCTCCGATCTGCTGCTGGCCAGCTCCAAGGCCGATCTGGCCAAGCTTCAGGATGAGCAGGCCGAATACCGCTACAAAACCGGTCAGCTGGACTTCGACAAGCTGGTCACCGACCGCAACGCCTTCTACGACGCAAAGCAGCAGCAGCTTCTCCAACAGGTCAAGCGCGACATCGCGCTCTTGTCCCTCAAGCACCTTTCCGGCGACCTCCAGGGTCAGTACATCGACGTCGCCGCCTGGGAGAAATAA
- the asnB gene encoding asparagine synthase (glutamine-hydrolyzing): MCGICGFAGPGDEAVLAAMNARMAYRGPDGQGTSFHPRHGLHLGHRRLAIVDIVSGAQPMATLDEGLCVTFNGEIYNHQELRRELEAKGHRFQTSHCDTEVLLHGYREWGQDLTERLSGMWAFALYDAERSELLLSRDRFGKKPLYYHLRPGFLAFASELSALLEHLEVPTGLDHGALRKYFAYGFIPAPGSLYAGVRKLPGGCNLLVNLDDFSSRLSRYWTYRIEPFDTLPADPEAQWGEQIRELLDKAVARRLMSDVPLGVFLSGGIDSSAITALAARRVAGLRTFSIGFTEASFDESAYSSRAAALFGTAHSQEVLSLSTALGILPDIAARLDEPMGDSSLLPTYLLCRETRKHVTVALGGDGADELFAGYDPFKALRAAEGYAALCPRPVHQALRLLAARLPVGHSNMHFSFKVNRFLAGLSQDKRLWNPVWLGPVEPALLAELFAEPCDPEEVYSEAIEAWDDCVAPDLVDKTLEFYAKLYLQDAILVKVDRASMLNSLEVRAPFLDLELVDLVRRIPHRFKFRDGQGKYILKKALEPLLPADILHRKKKGFGAPVGLWFQEGRLDLDGLSLPQCIDRSVVERVWREHRDGAADHRLLLWNLWVLGRHTGRRAA; the protein is encoded by the coding sequence ATGTGCGGCATCTGCGGTTTCGCTGGCCCGGGCGACGAGGCCGTACTCGCGGCCATGAACGCCCGGATGGCCTATCGCGGGCCGGACGGCCAGGGAACCAGCTTCCATCCGCGCCACGGGCTGCACCTGGGGCACCGCAGGCTGGCCATCGTGGACATCGTGAGCGGAGCCCAGCCCATGGCCACGCTGGACGAAGGGTTGTGCGTCACCTTCAACGGCGAAATCTATAACCACCAGGAGCTGCGCCGCGAGCTTGAAGCCAAAGGCCACCGCTTCCAGACCAGCCACTGCGACACGGAAGTGCTCCTGCACGGCTACCGGGAGTGGGGCCAGGACCTGACCGAACGCTTGAGCGGCATGTGGGCCTTCGCCCTCTACGACGCCGAGCGCAGCGAGCTGCTTCTTTCGCGCGACCGCTTCGGCAAGAAACCCCTGTATTACCACCTGCGCCCCGGATTCCTGGCCTTCGCCTCGGAGCTCTCCGCCCTGCTGGAACACCTCGAGGTGCCGACCGGGCTGGATCACGGCGCACTCAGGAAATACTTCGCCTACGGCTTCATCCCGGCCCCTGGCAGCCTGTACGCCGGAGTGCGCAAGCTCCCCGGCGGATGCAACCTGCTGGTGAACCTGGATGATTTCTCGTCTCGCCTGTCGCGCTACTGGACCTATCGCATCGAGCCGTTCGACACCCTGCCCGCCGATCCCGAGGCCCAATGGGGCGAACAGATCCGCGAGCTTCTGGACAAGGCCGTGGCGCGCCGCCTCATGAGCGACGTGCCCCTGGGCGTGTTCCTGTCCGGCGGCATCGATTCTTCGGCCATCACCGCCCTGGCGGCCAGACGCGTCGCCGGGCTTCGCACCTTCTCCATCGGCTTCACCGAAGCGAGCTTCGACGAATCCGCCTACAGCAGCCGCGCGGCTGCGCTCTTCGGCACGGCGCACAGCCAGGAGGTCCTGAGCCTCTCCACGGCGCTCGGCATCCTGCCGGACATCGCTGCCCGCCTGGACGAGCCCATGGGCGACAGCTCTCTTCTGCCCACGTACCTACTCTGCCGCGAGACGCGAAAACACGTCACCGTGGCCCTGGGCGGCGACGGCGCGGACGAACTCTTCGCTGGCTACGACCCCTTCAAGGCCCTGCGCGCTGCCGAGGGCTACGCCGCCCTGTGCCCCAGGCCCGTGCATCAGGCCCTGCGACTTCTCGCGGCGCGCCTGCCCGTGGGCCACTCCAACATGCACTTCTCCTTCAAGGTGAACCGGTTCCTGGCCGGACTGTCGCAGGACAAGCGCCTGTGGAACCCGGTGTGGCTCGGCCCCGTGGAGCCCGCACTGCTGGCCGAGCTGTTCGCCGAGCCCTGCGACCCGGAGGAGGTCTACTCCGAGGCCATCGAGGCCTGGGACGACTGCGTGGCCCCGGACCTCGTGGACAAGACCCTGGAATTCTACGCCAAGCTGTATCTCCAGGACGCAATCCTGGTGAAGGTGGACCGCGCCAGCATGTTGAATTCTCTGGAGGTGCGCGCCCCCTTCCTGGACCTGGAGCTGGTGGACCTGGTCCGGCGCATCCCGCACCGCTTTAAGTTCCGGGACGGACAGGGCAAGTACATCCTGAAAAAGGCCCTGGAGCCGCTCCTGCCTGCGGACATCCTGCACCGCAAGAAGAAGGGGTTCGGCGCGCCCGTGGGGCTGTGGTTCCAGGAAGGCAGGCTTGATCTCGACGGGTTGAGCCTTCCCCAGTGCATCGACCGCTCCGTGGTCGAGCGGGTTTGGCGCGAACATCGAGACGGCGCAGCGGACCACCGCCTGCTGCTGTGGAACCTGTGGGTGCTGGGACGCCATACCGGCAGGAGGGCCGCATGA
- a CDS encoding ABC transporter ATP-binding protein, protein MNNVKKDKELVIDIQHLTKDYISGTEKISVLKDINLEVRRGEMMAIMGPSGSGKSTLLFILGIFQPPTGGVYNVAGIDVLKLSRDAQAIFRREKMGFVFQSCDLLENSTVYENLELPLIYTGVKRRERPDKIMEALQRVNLEHRVRQPSNRLSGGERQRVSIARALVNEPEFILADEPTGQLDQANSERVMDYFVKITEEARVAMVIVTHDAATAARCSRRSLLSEGMLKTY, encoded by the coding sequence ATGAATAACGTCAAGAAAGACAAGGAGCTGGTCATCGACATCCAGCACCTCACCAAGGACTACATCTCCGGCACGGAGAAGATCTCGGTGCTAAAGGACATAAACCTGGAAGTCCGCCGGGGCGAGATGATGGCCATCATGGGCCCCTCCGGCTCCGGCAAGTCCACGCTGCTCTTCATCCTGGGCATCTTCCAGCCGCCCACCGGCGGCGTGTACAACGTGGCCGGGATCGACGTGCTGAAGCTCTCGAGAGACGCGCAGGCCATCTTTCGCCGCGAGAAGATGGGCTTCGTGTTCCAGAGCTGTGACCTGCTCGAAAACTCCACCGTGTATGAAAACCTGGAGTTGCCGCTCATCTACACCGGCGTGAAGCGCCGGGAGAGGCCGGACAAGATCATGGAGGCCTTGCAGCGCGTCAACCTGGAACACCGGGTGCGCCAGCCCTCCAACCGCCTGTCCGGCGGCGAACGCCAACGCGTGTCCATCGCCAGGGCCCTGGTCAACGAGCCCGAGTTCATCCTGGCCGACGAACCCACCGGCCAGCTCGACCAGGCCAACTCCGAGAGGGTCATGGATTATTTCGTGAAAATCACCGAAGAGGCCAGGGTGGCCATGGTCATCGTCACGCACGACGCAGCCACGGCAGCCCGCTGTTCCCGCAGGAGCCTTCTGTCCGAAGGCATGCTCAAGACGTACTAG
- a CDS encoding methyltransferase domain-containing protein, with the protein MIWSNMEYVTLRIIRRFFFSGQMLDKLGGWMPYWRVNQGLLDPEPIVTAWQRLAREAGPECPDLRGKRVAELGCGAANGTGYEWTARLGGRWIGVEPFARFDADLDERVFQQVCWRFPGASRMTVSRVASLDALETGSVDVVVSNSVLEHVRNPLDAFRQCWRVLAPGGVMLHQVDYRDHFFKYPFHFLTFSQAMWDNLLDPGDLPRHRLDDHLDDLARAGFEARVLERQSDPRALAAVAPFLDPAFARRDRDMLATTTAAIFCRKPL; encoded by the coding sequence ATGATCTGGTCCAACATGGAATACGTGACGCTGCGCATCATCCGCCGCTTTTTCTTCTCCGGGCAGATGCTGGACAAGCTTGGCGGCTGGATGCCCTACTGGCGCGTGAACCAGGGACTTCTGGACCCGGAGCCCATCGTCACTGCCTGGCAGCGGCTGGCCCGCGAGGCCGGGCCGGAATGTCCGGACCTGCGCGGCAAACGCGTGGCCGAGCTTGGCTGCGGCGCGGCCAACGGCACCGGCTACGAGTGGACCGCGCGCCTGGGCGGACGCTGGATCGGAGTGGAGCCCTTCGCCCGCTTCGATGCGGACCTGGACGAGCGGGTGTTCCAGCAGGTCTGCTGGCGCTTTCCCGGAGCCTCGCGCATGACCGTGTCGCGCGTGGCGAGCCTGGACGCGCTGGAGACCGGCTCCGTGGATGTCGTCGTGTCCAACTCGGTGCTGGAGCACGTCCGCAACCCGCTCGACGCTTTCCGTCAGTGCTGGCGCGTACTGGCTCCGGGCGGCGTCATGCTGCACCAGGTGGATTATCGCGACCACTTCTTCAAATATCCCTTTCACTTCCTGACGTTCTCCCAGGCCATGTGGGACAACCTGCTGGACCCAGGCGACCTGCCGCGACACCGCCTGGACGACCACCTGGACGATCTGGCCCGCGCAGGCTTCGAAGCCCGCGTGCTGGAGCGCCAGAGCGACCCCAGAGCCCTGGCCGCCGTGGCTCCCTTCCTGGACCCGGCCTTCGCCCGCCGCGACAGGGACATGCTGGCCACCACCACCGCCGCCATCTTCTGCCGGAAACCCCTGTGA